AGAGATTTTGGACTGGTATCATTTGGTGGAGAATCTCCATAAGGTTGGCGGGTCAATCAAACGACTCCATCAAGCAGAGAGCTTGCTATGGCACGATCACGTTGAGGCAGCGATTGCTTTGTTTAGCGCCTGTCACCGAAAACAGGCGAAGAACTTTTGTGAGTATCTACGTAAGCATCAGCATCGCATTGTGAATTACGCGTACTTTCAGGCGGAAGGGTTGTACTCGATTGGTTCTGGTGCCGTTGAATCCGCCATCAAACAGATTGGTCGGCGAGTGAAACTTTCAGGCGCACAATGGAACCGTGAAAATGTCCCTCAAGTGTTAGCTCATCGTTGTGCTTATCTCAATGGGTTAATTGGTTCGCCACCACCCACTAACTAAGCATAATTGCTCACAGAAAAAGTGACGTGCTCCCCCAGGACTTTTTGTGACGGCAATTTCTGA
The genomic region above belongs to Candidatus Obscuribacterales bacterium and contains:
- a CDS encoding ISKra4 family transposase, which encodes EILDWYHLVENLHKVGGSIKRLHQAESLLWHDHVEAAIALFSACHRKQAKNFCEYLRKHQHRIVNYAYFQAEGLYSIGSGAVESAIKQIGRRVKLSGAQWNRENVPQVLAHRCAYLNGLIGSPPPTN